Genomic window (Melioribacteraceae bacterium):
ATTAAAAGTCTTCAGCGAATTAAAGCATATGCATGAATCATTTAAAGTAATAAAGCCAGCCGAAATTTTTAATGAATTTAGTAAAATGATAACCGGTACCGAAAAACAAAGTTTAACCTTTCAGCTTAATCCAGAAAATCTTGGTAAAATAAAATTGATGGTTGATTTTACCGACAATCAACTGGTTACACGTATCGAAGTTGAAAATGATCAGGTAAAACATTTTATTCAATCGAATATTGAAACCTTAAAACAGCAATTATCCTCATCTGGAATTCATCTGAGCAATGTTAGTATTAGTCTCGCCGATTATGATCAAAAGAACAACAAACAATTTGTACCAAAGAAAAAGAATTCAGGCCGGATGATTAATGAGAATTCTGATGAAGATTTACTGAAGAGTGATAAAAGAATATTAGGTTATAACACATTAGAATATTTAGTATAGGATAAATTATGGATCCGATAACAAATACATATGATACAAATAGCATCACACAAGCAGCTGGAACAAAAAACGCGTTAGGCAAAGATGATTTTTTGAAGATGCTTATTGCCCAATTGAAAAACCAGGATCCATTAAATCCACTTGAGGGTACGGAATTTGCCGCACAATTAGCAGAGTTTAGTTCGCTCGAGCAATTGAGTAATCTTAATTCCTATACAAAACAAAGTATCGATTCTAATTATTTGTTAACTCAATCAATAAACAATACGCTAGTTGCTACTCTTATTGGTAAAGAAGTAAAAATTGAGAGCGCTGAAATTAATGTGAATGGTCAAGAAAAGATAACTCTAGGTTATGAATTAGCAACTCCTGCTTCAAGTGTTACCATAAAAATTATGGATGAAAATGGAAGAGTAGTAAAAAATATAGATTCTTTACCAGGAAATTTCGGAGACAGTAAACTTTCATGGGATTTATCCGATAATAATGGTGAGAAATTACCGAATGGTAAATACACGTTTGAAGTAACAGCAATTGATATGAGTGGGAAAAAAATGGAAACAAATTTATTCAACATCGGAACAGTAGACGGAGTACGCTTCACTGATAGCGGAACCGTATTGCTTGTTGGCGGTAAAGAATTACCTGTTTCCAATGTATCTGAAATACTTAATCCAAAAGGAGGTGGATAATTATGGCAGAGATTAATGGCATATCAGTTCCCTTTGTTCCGATAGTTGGAGGCATTGATGCTCCGGCTAAAAGAATTGGAAAGGAAACCGGAAATAGTTTTGATTCAATTTTCAAAGAAGAACTGGAGAAAGTAAAATTTTCGAATCATGCGGTTAAACGTTTGGAATCAAGAAATATCCAACTAAATGAGCTGGATCTTGAGAAGATTCAAAACGCGGTGGAAAAAGCCGAATCGAAAGGAGCAAAGGACTCATTAGTAATGATGGACAAAACAGCATTTATAGTAAATATTCCGAATAGAACAGTAGTAACAGCAATTGAAGTAGCAAATTCTAACGAAAATGTTTTTACAAATATCGACAGTGTAGTTTTTGCATATTAATTAAATAACATAATCAGTAAACAGAGCGGGACCTACCAAGGACGCTCTTAAGATTCGGCCGAATGACAGAAGCTGAATCACAACCTAGGAGGTTACAATGGCACTTTTAACATCTCTTTTCGCAGGCGTATCTGGCTTACGCAATCATCAAGCAATGATGGACGTTATTGGAAACAACATTGCAAACGTAAACACAATTGGTTTTAAAGGTTCACGTGTTACTTTTAGTGATACTTTTAATCAATTCGTTAAATCCGGTACCAACCCAACTAACAGCACCGGTGGTACAAACTCGTTTCAAGTTGGTCTTGGCATGAAAGTTAACTCTATCGATCGTAATTGGAATCAGGGTACTTTCGAAAGAACAGGTATTACAACCGATTTGGCTTTGCAAGGTCAAGGTATGTTCATATTAAAAAGTAATGGACAACAATTTTACAGTAGAGCAGGCTCGTTTATTTTTGACGCGAGCGGCAAACTTGTAAATGCACAAAATGGCGCGGTTGTTCAGGGTAAAGTTGCGAACGGCTTGGGTGATATTCCTGCCGGAACAACTTTGCAAGATATAGTTGTTGATAAAAATTTCAGACTACCAGCAACAAAAACAACTAAAGTAGCATGGGGCGGTAACTTACAAAGCAGTTCCACTTCAATTAGAACAGACATAGTTGAATTAAATGGTAACTTACGAAAAGATGTCACTGTATCAACATATCCTGGCGCAGCCTATAACGCCGCTGATGATAGCACGTATAGCTCTAGCACAATCTTTGATAAAGATGGAACTGAATTTCAATTAAGAACTTATTACACAAGAGCCGCAGCAGTTGCACCAGCAACCGGCGCATGGACTCTTAATTATGAAGTGCGCAACGCAGATGGAACAGCATTGGCAACCCCTTTAACCGGTACGAAAGCATTAGCTTTTGATAGCTCAGGAAAAAGTACTGTGTTGCAAGAAACAATAAAAGATTCAACAGAAAAGATTCAATTTGTATTGAACTATGGTGGGCTTTCAAATCTGGATGCTGATTCAAACGTGGTTAACAAAATTGATAAAGGTGAAGTTGCTGAAGATGTATTAGGTTCTGTAACTATTTACGATTCATTAGGCGGACCCCATACATTAACAATGAGATATAAACATGTCGACAGCAACAGATGGTCGTGGGAAGCAGAAATTCCAACTACAAGCGGTAAGTTAGGTGCAGATTCGAAAGGGGAGGTTTATTTTAACTCCGATGGTACAATTCAAAGTGTATGGCAGGATGGAAATCAAGTGACATCAACTCCACCTGTACCAAAGATTTCATTTGAACCGGCAAGCGGCGCGGAAGTGCAGGTAATTGATCTCGACTTTGGACAGAACACTTCAGGTGTAACACAAACCAATTTATCAGCTCAAATTGCCGCACTAACACAAAACGGTTCTCCATCGGCAGCTCTTTCAAACTTGAGCATTGATCAATATGGAAAGATAACTGGCATTTTCTCTAATGGAACATCAAGAACATTAGCACAGATAATGGTGTCTACATTTGCAAACTTAAATGGTTTAGTAAGTGTTGGTGATAACTTATACACTGTTGCCGCAAACTCCGGAGATCCAAGAGTTGACACTCCCGGTGAAAACTCAGTTACAACTATTCAATCGGGTGCGCTCGAACAATCAAATGTTGATTTATCAGATGAATTCACTAAAATGATAGTTTCTCAAAGAGGTTTTCAAGCAAACGCTCGTGTGATTACTACAGCAGATAATTTACTTCAAGAAATCACAAATCTTATTAGATAAAAGGTGACCTCCTAAGTAACCTGATTATAGCTGTGAGGATCTATTCCTCACAGCTTTTTTTTTGCCCAACTGATTAATATTAGCCAAAATAACTCCAGTAATACCTTCATAATCCATTCTTTTTATTAATATCGCATGGCACAGCAATTGTCATTTATTAGCCACGAAGGAGTAAAAAAATGGAAGAAAACAACGTAAACATACCAGAACCCCTTGAATCCGGTGGAGCTAAAAAGGGATTAAATATGAAAGTGCTGATTATTGGAATTCCTCTATTTATAATTCAGCTTGTTGCCGTTTACTTTATTACAGCCAATATTTTGTTGAGTAGGTTTCATGGTGTTACAACTAAAAGTGGAATTGATTCTACGGAAGTTGGTTCAATGAATGAAGATTCAGTAAAAAATGAGGAAAACAGAGCAGAATTTGGGAAATTTATTTTTTTAGTTGAAGATCTTATAATTAATCCCGCTAATACCGATGGTAAAAGATTGCTTCTCTCCTCATTGGGATTTGATGTTCCCTCAGATGCAGATCATAAAAAACTTCAGGAAAAAGAAATATTATTGAAGGATGCTATCATTTCGGTGATGGGAAGCAAAGAAATACAAAAACTATCGAATATCACTTACCGCGATACTTTGAGAATTGAGATTACAGACAAGTTGAAAAAAATTATGCCTGATGTAAAAGTAAACACTATTTATTTCAGTAAATATATTTTACAATAATATGCCAGAGATATTATCACAACAGGAGATTGATCAGCTACTTAATAATATTAAGAGTGGAGTTGATCAGCAGCAAGAAATTTCAAATGATAAAGAAGCAATTCTTTTTGATTTTAGACTTCCCAATAGAATTTCAAAAAATCAATTAAGAATTTTAAGAAGCATTTTCGAAAACTTCGCTGAAAGCTTCTCCTCATTTTTAGTTACAAAACTTCAAACCGTGGTTAACATCAGTGTTACTTCTGTTGATCAAATTTATTATTCCGAATATGTTCTTTCGGTAGCTAATCCGGCATGTTTATTCACTTTTGAAATTCAGAATACCGATGTAAAGGGAATTTTAGAGCTCAACAATGATTTAGCTCTTTCCTTTGTTGATAAACTTTTGGGCGGTAACGGACTTGGTACAAAGCAGACTAAAGTAATTACGCCAATTGAACAGAAGGTTCTTCATGTTGTTGTTGAAAGAATTATGCTTGATCTTAAAAAATCATGGCAGACAGTTGATAATTTTGAGTTTGAAGTTGAAAGATTTGAGCCGGACATAGATTTTGCTCAGATAACATCTCAAAGTGAATCGGTTCTATTAATTTCATTTGAAATACTGATCGGCGAGCAATCGTTTTTGATGAATATCTGTTTTGCGACTTTCGCGTTTGATAATATCCTCGCTAAACTATCAACACAAAAACTATCTACAATCCGGGCAATGAAATATTATGGTCAATCCGCCCGAGAAGTAATTACACATCATTTAACGAAAACACTATTACCAATTAATGTTGAGTTAGGAACCACAAAACTTTCTGTTAAAGAAATTATGGAATTGGAAGAGGGGGATATAATTCGTCTTGAAACAAAACTTAGTGATGATCAAAAGATTAGAACCGGAAATAAAATATTATTTACAGGGAGATTGGGTGTTTCAAATAATCATAAAGCAATTAAAGTCACAAAAAAAATTGTAAGTCAAACGCAAGTATAACAAGGGATTAACATGGCAGATAACGATTTAACACAGGATACCGGAGAACAAACAAGCAGCATATTAAGCAGTTCTCTAGCTCAATTTGAGGAATTTGATGATTCCGGAAGAAGAACCGGCGGCGCAGATGATAAAATGCATTTCTTAAAAGATTTGCCTATGAATATTTATATAGAATTAGGCAGAACTCAGATGCAGATAAAAGATATTCTTGAGCTTGAAAGAGGATATGTAATTGAACTGGATAAAATGGCGAGCGAACCTGTTGATGTATTCGTAAATAATAAAAAAATTGCAGAAGGTGAAGTGGTTGTTATAGATAAACATTTTGGTATAAGAATTACCAGTTTGGTCGATCCTCAAAATAGAATGAAGGAATTATTCTAATGTCAATTTTCGACATAATACAATCATTACTTCCCCTCGTGGTTATAATTGTTCTGTTAGGCGGAGTATTATATTTTGTGAAAAAATATTCCTATAAACTGAACAGCAAAAAGTCGAAGGCGCTTAATGTAGATGTAATTTATAATCATTTACTGATGCCCAAAAAATATATCTCGTTTGTTAAACTGCAAGATAAAGTACTGGTGTTAGGAATAAGTGAAAGTAATATTACTTTATTAAAAGAAATAGATTATGATTCACTGGATGATGATTTTATAGTTGAAGATGCAAAATCCGGATTCATCGATATTCTAAAGCAAAATATGGGAATGAGATGAATAGGAAAATTTTTTTCATTTCAATTTTAGCATTACTCCTTATTATTGGCGCTTCTCACAGTCAAGTATCCGCACAGACTATTCCGATTCCTAAAATTGATTTGAATATTGGAGCCGCACAAAATGGGCAGGATGTTTCGGTAACTTTGCAAATTTTACTATTGATGACTGTACTCTCACTTGCCCCATCAATAGTGATAATGACAACATCTTACTTAAGAATTATTATTGTATTTCATTTTTTGAAGAGCGCACTGGGTACACAACAAGTGCCGCCCTCGCAACTCCTGGCTGGAGTAGCGCTCTTCATTACATTTTTTATAATGGCCCCCACCTGGAATCAGGTAAATGAAAATGCTCTTAAACCACTGATGGATAATAAAATTACGGTTCAACAGGCTTATGATCAGGGAATTGAACCAATACGTGAGTTTATGTTTAAAAATACCAGAGAAGAAGATTTAGAATTGTTTCTGGGAATGGCGAAACTGGAAAAACCCTCAAATAGAAATGAAGTTCCTTCTTATGTTTTGATCCCGGCATTTGTGCTGAGTGAACTTAGAGCCGGATTTATAATGGGCTTTTTTATGTTTATCCCCTTTATAATGGTTGATTTAATTATATCAAGCATTCTCATGTCGATGGGCATGATGATGATGCCCCCAATGATGATTTCGCTTCCATTTAAAATATTATTATTTATTCTTGTTGACGGATGGAATTTAATAGTGGGCTCATTAGTAAGGAGTTTTCAATGACCCCCGAATTAGTTATTGAGGTTTTAAAGGAATTCTTTTTCACAACCTTTTTAATATTACTCCCAATATTAGGAGTAGCGCTTGTGATAGGAATCTTTATTTCAATATTTCAGGCAGCAACTTCTATTCAGGAAATGACTCTTACTTTTGTCCCGAAACTGATAGCTACTGCAGCGGTTGTCATTTTATTACTGCCCTGGATTGTAGATAAGCTTGTATCCTTTACCATTAAAATGTTAACAATGTATCAAAACATATCCTGATGGAAGAGATTGTAATTGCCGATTTTTTAATTGTTCTATATGTGTTTATCCGCGTGCTCTCTATGTTTGTAGCCGCTCCAGTATTTTCAAACACATCAATTCCCCCTCTCGGCAAAATCTTTTTAGCGATGGTAATAGCATACATTACATTTTTAACCATAAACAAAACAAACTTGGTGCTGGATGCAAATCTTTACTCAATCGCATTTAATGTAATTAAAGAAATTATTACAGGCTACATAATGGGTTTTATGCTCAATTTTGTTTTTATGGCAATCTCTTATGCGGGACACTTTATAGGTTTTAACATGGGATTGATGTTTGCCGAAGTATTAAATCCATTTGAAGAAACCTCCGGTAATATTATGGGTGATGTAGTGTATTATGGCGCAATAATGATTTTTATTTTAATTAATGGTCATCATTATTTGATTCAAGGAGTGGTTGCTTCCTTTTCTGTTGTACCGATAGGAAAGTATGCAATAACACAACCCTTAATAGATTTATTGATAAAATATTCCTTCTCTGTATTTACTATCGCGATAAAAATAGCTTCTCCAATTCTTGTTTCATTTTTTTTAATTCATATTGCAGAGGGTATTATCGCAAGAGTAATCCCCAATATTCAAGTCTTTTTTATTACACAACCATTAAAAATTGGTGTTGGTCTTCTTCTTATGGTTTCGTTGATACCAATTTATATGTATATGATAAAGATTCTTCTTCAAGGATATCAGGATAAATTAACAGAAATTATTAACGCTATGAGTGTTTGAGATGGCAGGACAAGAAGGACAGGAAAAAACCGAACAACCGACCTCGAAAAAGCTTTCGGATGCGAGGGATAAAGGACAGGTTTCTAAAAGTACAGAGATAAACTCATTAGCCGCTTTTGGGAGTGGATTAATACTTATATACTTAACACGCGGTTTTATTGGTGAGCAGTTCAGAATATTTTCTGTTGAAGTATTTGGAAAATTAGATACATTTCATATGAATGCCTCTCTGCTTCAGGGTTATTTTATTAAATGGGCAATCTTCTTTTTTTTAGTTACATCACCTGTTATTGCGGCGGTTGTTGTATTTGCCTTTGTAAGTAATCTATCTCAGTTTTCTTTCAAGTTTGCGGGGCAAGCGCTAAAGCCCAAATTGGATAAATTTAATGTTGTCTCATCTCTCAAGAGAATGTTCTTTTCTTCAAAATCGGTTGTGGAATTAGCAAAATCGGTAGTTAAGCTTATTCTCGTTGGAACATTCAGCTACTACATTATTAGCGATCTTGTTGATAATACTACAAAACTTGTTGAGCTTTCTTTAGAGGAAATAGTAGCCTTCATGTTGGATTCGGCATTCTCCCTAATCTGGAAAATAGTTTTATTTTTTACAGTAATTGCTGCGGTAGATTATATCTTTCAAAGAAAAAAGTTTAATAAAGATATGATGATGAGCAAGCAGGAAGTAAAAGAGGAAACTAAACAGCAGGAAGGGGATCCTCAGGTTAAAGGAAGACAGAGAAGTGTAATGTTCAAAGCTTCAAAACAGAGAATGATGAAGGAAATTCCTACCGCCGATGTTATAATTACAAACCCTACTCACTTTGCTATCGCTTTAAAGTATGATACAACTAAAAACCGTGCGCCTAAAGTTGTTGCAAAAGGAGTTGATGAACTTGCACAAAGAATTAAGGCAATTGGTGTTGAGCATAATGTACCATTGTTTGAGGATAGGGAACTGGCAAGAGCTTTGTATAAAACATGCGATGTTGGAGATGAAATACCTGCAAAATTGTTCCAGGCTGTCGCAAAAATATTAGCATATATATTCCAGATGAAACGACTCAAAAAGAAGAGGAGTATTGTTTAAGTGAAGGGTCTCAATAATAATTCAGATATAGTTTTAGCTTTCGGCTTAATTTTAATGCTGGGGCTATTGCTCATTCCACTCCCGGCACCAATGCTCGACTTTTTACTTGCGATAAATATTACACTTTCAATTTTAGTTCTTATCGTTTCACTATACATAAAATCACCACTGGACATTTCGGTTTTTCCCGGGTTACTATTAGTTACAACCTTATTTAGACTTGGCTTAAATATTAGTTCAACTAGATTAATTTTAATTGATGGTTATGCCGGAGCTGTAATTGAGTCGTTCGGCTCATTTGTTGTTGGCGGAAATTATGTTGTTGGTGTAATTATATTCGTCATCTTAGTGGTTATTCAATTTATAGTAATTATCAAAGGTTCTGGTAGAATCTCCGAAGTTGCGGCAAGATTTACACTTGACGCAATGCCCGGAAAACAAATGGCTATTGATGCAGATTTAAATACAGGTCTAATTAGTGAAGCAGATGCAAGAAAAAGAAGAGATGATATTTCCCGCGAAGCAGAATTTTATGGGGCGATGGACGGTGCCAGTAAGTTTGTTAAGGGAGATGCAATTGCTGGTTTAATTATAAATGGCGTTAATATTATTGGCGGTTTTATTATTGGTGTGGCTCAAAGAGGAATGCCATTTACAGATGCAATACAATCTTATACTATATTAACTATCGGTGATGGGTTGGTTTCTCAAATTCCGGCTTTAATTATTGCAACTGCCGCGGGACTAGTAGTAACAAGAAGTTCATCCGGATCTGCACTTGATCTCCAGATGAAAACACAATTATTTTCAAATCCCAGAGTATTAGGTACTGTTTCCGGCTCCGCGCTTCTTTTTGGATTTATTCCAGGTATGCCAACAATTCCATTCGTTATACTAAGTATTGCGTTAGGAACATCATCATATATGATGTCAAAAAAGAAAAAACTAAAAGCCGCAGAAACAATTGTTGATGAATCAACACTTCCCGAAGTTAAAGAAGATAAAGTTGAACAATATTTACAAGTGGACCCAATAGAAATTGAAATTGGGTATGGGTTGATTAGTTTAGTCGATGAAAGACAGGGTGGAAATTTGTTTCAAAAAATTTCATCAACACGAAAACTTATTGCGCTGGAATTTGGTATTCTTATTCCTCCTGTTAGAGTTAGAGATAATCTGCAGCTACCACCAAATGAATATATTGTTAAGATAAAAGGTAATATTGTAGCCAATTACGAAATTTATCCCGATAATTTTTTAGCCATGAATCCAGGACATATTGATGAACAGCTCAATGGTTCTGTAACAACAGATCCCGCATTTGGACTTCAAAGTTACTGGGTTAAAGCTGAAGAAAAAGATAGAGCGGAACTGTTGGGATATACGGTTGTGGATTGTATCTCCGTTATGTCTACTCATCTTCAAGAAGTATTAAAACGCAATTTTGATAAAATACTTTCAAGACAAGAAGTAAAGCAGTTGTTAGAAAATATTAAAAAAGACTATCCAGCCGTTGTTGAAGAGGTGAATCCCGAAACTCTAAATTTAGGTACTATTCAAAAAGTACTTCAAAATTTGCTTAAGGAGAGTATTCCAATAAAAGATTTTGTTCAAATTCTTGAAGCGCTTATCGATTATTCCAAAACAACAAAAAATATTGACGTTCTCACAGAATATGTTAGGCATACAATTGGCGATACAATAGCTAATCTATATAAAGATAGTAATGGACTAATACACGCTGCCGCATTAAGCGAAGAACTAGAATCGGCCATAACCCGCTCACTGCAGGCTCAAAAAGATAGCGTTGTTACATTAGGTTTGAGTCCGACAGTTTTGCGTGAGTTAAACAATCAGCTTAAAGAAACAATTCAAAAATTTATTAGTATGGGATATCCGCCAATTATTATTACCGCGGCAACAATTCGTCCATATTTTTACAGATTGATTAACAGCAGCTTCCCGGAATTGGCTGTTTTATCATACACAGAATTACCATCAAATATTGAACTTGAATTTATTGGAAAGGTAGAGGTTTCATATGCAAATTAAAAAATTTATTGCCCCAACTTTAAAAGAAGCCACACAACAAATGAAAGATGAACTCGGGATTGAAGCGATTATTCTTGGTACAAGAGTTCTCGAAGGTGATAAAAGATTTGGAATGCGAAAAGTATATGAAATCACCGCCGGAATGGAGGAGAGTGCAGAAAAAAAGAAAGTTAGCAAGAAAGCTGAATCGAAAGCTGATCTTGATTTTGCTACCGAAATAGAAGCGTTGGCAAATAAAATCTACTCTAAAAAATCGAAGGAAGATAAACCGGAAGTAGATAGTGCTAAAGCTTCCTCTTCAAAGGAAATAAAATCGAAATACCAAAAAGAGATTGCTGAAATTTCCGAAACATTAGTAATGAGAGAAGTTCAGAAAAATATAGTTAATAAGATTACGACTCACTTAACTGAATCCTCACAATTTACTGAAGATATTAATCTCGAAAATTTCCTCCTTTCTTCAATGGCTTCTATGATACCAACTACAAATTTTAAGGTAACGAAACAAAAAACAAATAAAATAGCGCTCGTTGGACCAACCGGTGTTGGCAAAACAACATGTATCGCAAAGCTCGCAATTATTTCAAAATTGATCCATAAACTTAATGTGGGATTAATTTCAATTGATACATACCGGCTTGGCGCAATTGATCAACTCCGGATTTTCTCCGAAATAAGCGATATTGAAATGGCTGTTGCATACGAACCAGCAGATATTCCCAAGCTCATCAAGAAATTCAAAAATAAGAATCTGATTTTCATTGATACGATAGGCAGAAGTCAAAAAGCAAAAGACAATTTGGACGAGATTAAAAAATATTTGGATGCCGCTCAGGTTGATGAAACAATTCTTGTAATGAACTCAACAAGTTCAACAAGAACATTGAATGATGTTGCTGAAAAGTTCAAATCTCTCAATTATAATTCGATAATCTTTTCGAAAATTGATGAAGCCGTAGCCTATGGAAACATTATGAATGTTGCAGTTACTCATAATAAACCGGTAATGTTTTTAACTAACGGACAAGTAATTCCAGATGATATAATTTCGGTTAACTCACAATTTTTAGCTAATATGGTTTTCACCGGAAAACTTTACAAATGAACAATCAAGCCGCACGTTTAGTGGAATTGCTAAAACTGGACAAAAGTCAGTCTAAGGATTCCGGCAACAAAATTGTATCGGTATGTTCCGGAAAAGGGGGTACTGGTAAATCATTCTTTGCGGCTAATTTGGCTTATCTGCTTTCTCAAAAAGGTAAGAAAGTATTATTGATTGATTTCGATCTGAATTTTTCAAATATCAATATTTTGTTGAATCATACGGTTAAAAAGAATATTTCTTGTTTTTTCAGCCAAACAGATTCATTAGAAGAATTGATTGTTAGTTACAATGAAAATCTCGATTTAATTTTTGGGGCTTCGGGCGGTAATGAAATTCCAAAAATGAGTGAAAATTTGCTCGATTATTTTTTCACAATGCTCAACAGAATTTCGAATAAATATGATTTTATTATTATTGATTCTTCTGCGGGAGCTAATGATTTTACAGTAAAACAACTCTTAAATTCAAACATTAATATTGTACTGCTCTCTCCCGAACCCACGGCGGTTATGGATGCTTATGTTGTAATTAAGTTGCTTAAGGAAAACGGATATTCAGGATATAAACTTGCGGTTGTAAATAAGACAATGAACGAAAGTGACGCAAATGACGCATTCCATAATCTTGCCGTTGCCGCAAAACATTTTCTCAATGAGGAGATTGAATTTTTAGGTGATATCTCATTCGGAAGGGAAGTACACCAATCAATAATAAACCAGGAATTGCTCGCTTCATTAAATGAGAATTCAGTTCAAATAGCCCAAATATCCGGATGTGCTGACCGATTAATTAAATTCGCCCAGATGGCTAATAATAACCATTCAACTAATTCAATCTCGAAGTAAAAACCTCAAAAACCTACATTTTTTTAGCATTTTGATAGAATTTGGTTATAAATGCCATTGGTATAACCTTTGCAATTATTACTATAAAAGCGAAAAAGGGAAATGAACAAAATAGTATTGCAAACCGGACTTCTAGCATTCTTCTT
Coding sequences:
- a CDS encoding flagellar hook-basal body complex protein gives rise to the protein MALLTSLFAGVSGLRNHQAMMDVIGNNIANVNTIGFKGSRVTFSDTFNQFVKSGTNPTNSTGGTNSFQVGLGMKVNSIDRNWNQGTFERTGITTDLALQGQGMFILKSNGQQFYSRAGSFIFDASGKLVNAQNGAVVQGKVANGLGDIPAGTTLQDIVVDKNFRLPATKTTKVAWGGNLQSSSTSIRTDIVELNGNLRKDVTVSTYPGAAYNAADDSTYSSSTIFDKDGTEFQLRTYYTRAAAVAPATGAWTLNYEVRNADGTALATPLTGTKALAFDSSGKSTVLQETIKDSTEKIQFVLNYGGLSNLDADSNVVNKIDKGEVAEDVLGSVTIYDSLGGPHTLTMRYKHVDSNRWSWEAEIPTTSGKLGADSKGEVYFNSDGTIQSVWQDGNQVTSTPPVPKISFEPASGAEVQVIDLDFGQNTSGVTQTNLSAQIAALTQNGSPSAALSNLSIDQYGKITGIFSNGTSRTLAQIMVSTFANLNGLVSVGDNLYTVAANSGDPRVDTPGENSVTTIQSGALEQSNVDLSDEFTKMIVSQRGFQANARVITTADNLLQEITNLIR
- a CDS encoding flagellar protein, with the translated sequence MAEINGISVPFVPIVGGIDAPAKRIGKETGNSFDSIFKEELEKVKFSNHAVKRLESRNIQLNELDLEKIQNAVEKAESKGAKDSLVMMDKTAFIVNIPNRTVVTAIEVANSNENVFTNIDSVVFAY
- a CDS encoding flagellar hook capping protein, producing the protein MDPITNTYDTNSITQAAGTKNALGKDDFLKMLIAQLKNQDPLNPLEGTEFAAQLAEFSSLEQLSNLNSYTKQSIDSNYLLTQSINNTLVATLIGKEVKIESAEINVNGQEKITLGYELATPASSVTIKIMDENGRVVKNIDSLPGNFGDSKLSWDLSDNNGEKLPNGKYTFEVTAIDMSGKKMETNLFNIGTVDGVRFTDSGTVLLVGGKELPVSNVSEILNPKGGG
- the fliP gene encoding flagellar type III secretion system pore protein FliP (The bacterial flagellar biogenesis protein FliP forms a type III secretion system (T3SS)-type pore required for flagellar assembly.) — encoded protein: MNRKIFFISILALLLIIGASHSQVSAQTIPIPKIDLNIGAAQNGQDVSVTLQILLLMTVLSLAPSIVIMTTSYLRIIIVFHFLKSALGTQQVPPSQLLAGVALFITFFIMAPTWNQVNENALKPLMDNKITVQQAYDQGIEPIREFMFKNTREEDLELFLGMAKLEKPSNRNEVPSYVLIPAFVLSELRAGFIMGFFMFIPFIMVDLIISSILMSMGMMMMPPMMISLPFKILLFILVDGWNLIVGSLVRSFQ
- a CDS encoding flagellar basal body-associated FliL family protein yields the protein MEENNVNIPEPLESGGAKKGLNMKVLIIGIPLFIIQLVAVYFITANILLSRFHGVTTKSGIDSTEVGSMNEDSVKNEENRAEFGKFIFLVEDLIINPANTDGKRLLLSSLGFDVPSDADHKKLQEKEILLKDAIISVMGSKEIQKLSNITYRDTLRIEITDKLKKIMPDVKVNTIYFSKYILQ
- the fliR gene encoding flagellar biosynthetic protein FliR; amino-acid sequence: MMEEIVIADFLIVLYVFIRVLSMFVAAPVFSNTSIPPLGKIFLAMVIAYITFLTINKTNLVLDANLYSIAFNVIKEIITGYIMGFMLNFVFMAISYAGHFIGFNMGLMFAEVLNPFEETSGNIMGDVVYYGAIMIFILINGHHYLIQGVVASFSVVPIGKYAITQPLIDLLIKYSFSVFTIAIKIASPILVSFFLIHIAEGIIARVIPNIQVFFITQPLKIGVGLLLMVSLIPIYMYMIKILLQGYQDKLTEIINAMSV
- the fliM gene encoding flagellar motor switch protein FliM encodes the protein MPEILSQQEIDQLLNNIKSGVDQQQEISNDKEAILFDFRLPNRISKNQLRILRSIFENFAESFSSFLVTKLQTVVNISVTSVDQIYYSEYVLSVANPACLFTFEIQNTDVKGILELNNDLALSFVDKLLGGNGLGTKQTKVITPIEQKVLHVVVERIMLDLKKSWQTVDNFEFEVERFEPDIDFAQITSQSESVLLISFEILIGEQSFLMNICFATFAFDNILAKLSTQKLSTIRAMKYYGQSAREVITHHLTKTLLPINVELGTTKLSVKEIMELEEGDIIRLETKLSDDQKIRTGNKILFTGRLGVSNNHKAIKVTKKIVSQTQV
- a CDS encoding flagellar biosynthetic protein FliO → MSIFDIIQSLLPLVVIIVLLGGVLYFVKKYSYKLNSKKSKALNVDVIYNHLLMPKKYISFVKLQDKVLVLGISESNITLLKEIDYDSLDDDFIVEDAKSGFIDILKQNMGMR
- the fliQ gene encoding flagellar biosynthesis protein FliQ — translated: MTPELVIEVLKEFFFTTFLILLPILGVALVIGIFISIFQAATSIQEMTLTFVPKLIATAAVVILLLPWIVDKLVSFTIKMLTMYQNIS
- the fliN gene encoding flagellar motor switch protein FliN encodes the protein MADNDLTQDTGEQTSSILSSSLAQFEEFDDSGRRTGGADDKMHFLKDLPMNIYIELGRTQMQIKDILELERGYVIELDKMASEPVDVFVNNKKIAEGEVVVIDKHFGIRITSLVDPQNRMKELF